Proteins encoded by one window of uncultured Celeribacter sp.:
- a CDS encoding DMT family transporter, which translates to MPRATSRTTDLILTGLAPAIWGSSYLVTTRFLPEGIPVTIAMLRALPAGILLLLILRQLPPLTWVPKLLVLGALNFTLFWICLFVAAYRLPGGVAATLGATQMLIILGLSKVLLGTPMRPLAILAGLIGVVGVGALVLSPTAQLDGFGLLAAFGGAVSMALGTVLSRKWTPPVPPLTFTAWQLVAGGLLLVPLAFWLDPRTPAFTATNMAGIAYLGLIGGALTYYFFFRGIARLGPATVAPLGFLSPVTAVALGLIFAGESLSLLQSLGMALVFFAVWLGQYAQSRPVVAAKVQPAE; encoded by the coding sequence ATGCCCCGCGCGACATCCCGCACAACGGATCTCATCCTGACGGGCCTCGCCCCCGCGATCTGGGGATCGAGTTACCTCGTCACCACGCGATTTCTGCCTGAGGGCATCCCCGTCACCATCGCGATGTTGCGTGCCCTGCCCGCCGGGATTTTGCTTTTGCTGATCCTGCGGCAATTGCCGCCTCTCACTTGGGTGCCGAAACTTCTGGTGCTCGGCGCACTGAATTTCACCCTGTTCTGGATTTGTCTTTTTGTCGCCGCCTACCGCCTGCCCGGCGGGGTCGCCGCAACCTTGGGCGCGACGCAGATGCTGATCATTCTCGGGCTTTCCAAAGTCCTCCTAGGCACGCCGATGCGCCCGCTCGCGATACTCGCCGGGCTGATCGGCGTCGTGGGCGTTGGCGCACTGGTCCTTTCCCCCACGGCGCAGCTCGATGGCTTTGGCCTTTTGGCCGCTTTCGGAGGTGCCGTCTCCATGGCGCTTGGCACCGTCTTGAGCCGCAAATGGACCCCGCCCGTGCCGCCTCTGACCTTCACCGCATGGCAGTTGGTGGCAGGTGGGCTATTGCTCGTGCCGCTGGCGTTTTGGCTTGACCCAAGGACGCCTGCTTTCACAGCCACAAACATGGCGGGCATCGCCTATCTCGGGCTGATCGGTGGTGCTTTGACCTACTATTTCTTTTTCCGGGGCATTGCGCGCCTCGGCCCGGCAACGGTTGCGCCTTTGGGCTTTCTCAGCCCGGTGACGGCGGTGGCCTTGGGGCTGATCTTTGCGGGTGAGAGCCTGTCGCTGCTGCAAAGCCTCGGCATGGCGCTGGTGTTCTTTGCGGTCTGGCTTGGGCAATATGCGCAATCGCGCCCAGTGGTCGCGGCCAAGGTGCAGCCCGCCGAATGA
- a CDS encoding MarR family transcriptional regulator, which produces MSEKTLSPDDIRAQWAVERPDLATEPMALIGRMGRLARVLSEAMEATFARHGLNYASFDLLATLRRSGDPYALTAGDLMAQMMITSGTVTNRINRLEAQGLVARRSDKNDARRAIVALTEAGFEVIERAVEDHVATQKRLTEMLSAEEFAQLDGLLGSWLDRL; this is translated from the coding sequence ATGAGTGAAAAGACCCTTTCTCCCGACGATATTCGTGCGCAATGGGCCGTTGAACGCCCCGATCTGGCCACCGAACCCATGGCGCTCATCGGGCGGATGGGGCGGCTTGCCCGTGTTCTCAGCGAGGCGATGGAGGCCACCTTTGCCCGCCATGGCCTCAATTATGCGAGCTTCGATCTCCTTGCGACCCTGCGCCGCTCGGGCGATCCCTATGCGCTCACGGCGGGCGATTTGATGGCGCAGATGATGATCACCTCGGGCACGGTGACCAACCGGATCAACCGGTTAGAGGCGCAGGGGCTGGTCGCGCGACGCAGCGACAAAAACGACGCGCGCCGGGCGATTGTGGCGCTGACCGAGGCGGGGTTCGAAGTGATCGAACGGGCGGTCGAGGATCACGTCGCGACGCAGAAACGGCTGACGGAAATGTTGAGCGCCGAGGAATTCGCGCAGCTCGATGGCTTGCTCGGGAGCTGGCTAGATAGGCTTTAG
- a CDS encoding phosphotransferase yields the protein MLPPIHLWGLSAPLEPLGGGHRNAVFRTSELAQDLVFKSTRRTEAQLCWLTQVHDAAEAAGFTVPRLIPALDGQLAPEGWTCEPLIEGRPFQPEDLPQIADRVDAFHRNAKSLAQRPDFCSSRDLLTETSGGDVDLCALPADLLALCRKAWGALDGEIGVIHGDLNAGNLIQTGAGPALIDWDEARRDNLAFDRLRTRPETATAAEKTAALAWEVACSWTLEPDHAALVARVLKTRF from the coding sequence ATGTTGCCGCCCATTCATCTTTGGGGCCTTTCCGCCCCTCTCGAACCGCTTGGTGGCGGCCATCGCAATGCGGTCTTTCGCACCTCCGAACTGGCGCAGGATCTGGTGTTCAAATCCACCCGTCGCACGGAAGCGCAATTGTGCTGGCTCACCCAAGTTCATGACGCTGCCGAAGCCGCAGGCTTTACTGTGCCTCGTCTGATCCCGGCTTTGGACGGGCAATTGGCGCCAGAGGGCTGGACCTGCGAGCCGCTGATCGAAGGCCGTCCGTTTCAGCCCGAGGACCTGCCGCAGATCGCCGACAGGGTTGATGCCTTTCATCGCAATGCCAAAAGTCTGGCACAACGGCCCGACTTTTGTTCATCCCGCGATCTTCTTACAGAGACTTCTGGCGGCGATGTCGATCTTTGCGCCCTGCCCGCCGATCTGCTCGCGCTGTGCCGCAAGGCTTGGGGCGCCCTCGATGGCGAGATCGGTGTCATTCACGGCGATCTGAACGCGGGCAATTTGATCCAGACGGGGGCAGGCCCGGCCCTGATCGACTGGGATGAAGCGCGCAGGGATAATCTGGCGTTCGACCGGCTCCGCACCCGGCCTGAGACAGCGACAGCCGCTGAGAAAACCGCCGCACTGGCGTGGGAAGTGGCCTGTAGCTGGACCCTCGAACCGGACCACGCGGCCCTCGTCGCCCGCGTGTTGAAAACCCGGTTTTAA
- a CDS encoding TRAP transporter large permease: MSRIEIGLWSFPVLLLLLFLRIPIGVSMAVVGFGGAYLLNGNSIMMLSQLKHLTYGEFSSYSFSIIPLFLLMGHFATLGGMSTGLFKAAETWLGHRKGGVAMAAVGACAGFGAICGSSLATAATMGKTALPELKRYGYSGRLATASLAAGGTLGILIPPSLILVVYAMLAEENIAKLFLAAFVPGILAALGYMICISIYVRLRPDCCSSRAPASWAERFTALFNVWPVIAIFGSVVGGIYLGIFTPTEGAAVGAAGTGLVALLSGNLTLRGVAEAIFETAASTGMIYLILLGAKMFNNFLALSGLPMAAAGWVEGLTLSPWLILIAVLLMYLAFGCVMDSLSMIFLTIPILYPIMAELDFGLTPGEFGLWFGVIVLIVVEVGLITPPVGMNLFIINALDPDVPISETFKGTLPFVLTDLIRVAILVAFPVLTLGLVRLVY, from the coding sequence ATGAGCCGCATCGAGATCGGACTCTGGTCCTTCCCCGTCCTTCTTCTGTTGCTGTTCCTGCGCATTCCGATTGGGGTGTCCATGGCCGTGGTGGGCTTTGGCGGCGCTTATCTCTTGAACGGCAACTCCATCATGATGCTGAGCCAGCTCAAGCATCTGACCTATGGCGAGTTCTCCTCCTATTCCTTTTCGATCATTCCGCTGTTTCTCCTGATGGGCCATTTCGCCACGCTGGGCGGCATGTCGACGGGGTTGTTCAAGGCCGCCGAGACCTGGCTTGGCCATCGCAAAGGCGGCGTGGCCATGGCCGCTGTGGGGGCCTGCGCGGGCTTTGGTGCGATTTGCGGATCGTCATTGGCCACCGCCGCGACCATGGGCAAAACCGCGCTCCCCGAGTTGAAACGCTACGGCTACTCGGGCCGCCTCGCCACCGCCTCCCTCGCGGCGGGTGGCACGTTGGGCATCCTCATCCCGCCCTCGCTGATCCTCGTGGTCTACGCCATGTTGGCCGAGGAAAACATCGCCAAGCTCTTCCTTGCTGCCTTCGTGCCGGGCATTTTGGCGGCCCTCGGCTATATGATCTGCATTTCGATCTACGTGCGCTTGCGCCCCGATTGTTGCAGTTCCCGCGCGCCTGCCAGCTGGGCCGAGCGCTTCACCGCGCTGTTCAACGTCTGGCCAGTGATCGCGATTTTCGGCTCTGTCGTGGGCGGGATTTACCTCGGCATTTTCACCCCCACAGAAGGCGCCGCCGTGGGCGCGGCGGGCACCGGCCTTGTGGCCCTTTTGTCCGGCAACCTCACCTTGCGCGGTGTCGCAGAGGCGATTTTCGAAACCGCAGCCTCCACCGGCATGATCTACCTGATCCTTCTGGGCGCGAAGATGTTCAACAATTTTCTGGCGCTCTCAGGCCTACCCATGGCCGCCGCCGGTTGGGTCGAGGGGTTGACACTCTCACCCTGGCTGATCCTGATCGCGGTCCTGTTGATGTATCTCGCCTTCGGCTGTGTGATGGACAGCCTGTCGATGATTTTCCTCACCATCCCGATCCTCTATCCGATCATGGCGGAGCTGGATTTCGGCCTCACACCCGGCGAGTTCGGCCTCTGGTTCGGAGTCATCGTCTTGATCGTCGTCGAGGTCGGCTTGATCACGCCGCCCGTGGGCATGAATCTTTTCATCATCAATGCCTTGGACCCCGACGTTCCCATCTCTGAAACCTTCAAAGGCACGCTGCCCTTCGTCCTCACCGACCTGATCCGTGTGGCAATCCTTGTGGCCTTTCCGGTGCTCACCCTCGGCCTCGTACGGCTGGTCTACTGA
- a CDS encoding TRAP transporter small permease, with translation MYDTVSKRIGQLAQIAALLGGLGLFAVIIVTCVSVAGRALDGLGLGPVPGDIELVELGIGFAVFSTLPYAQFFRTHARVDLFKPAFGARPNRLLDLIGELLMCALTLGLSWRLWLGMLDKAAYHETTFILQIPLVWGYRAAMAVMVVACLVALFCVLRAIRALFRPGTQTEAQS, from the coding sequence ATGTATGACACAGTGTCGAAGCGGATCGGCCAGTTGGCGCAGATCGCGGCGCTTCTGGGCGGGCTCGGGTTGTTCGCGGTGATCATAGTCACCTGTGTCTCCGTCGCGGGCCGGGCGCTCGATGGCTTGGGGCTTGGCCCCGTGCCGGGTGACATTGAACTCGTGGAGCTGGGCATCGGGTTTGCGGTCTTCTCGACCCTGCCCTACGCACAGTTTTTCCGCACCCACGCCCGTGTCGATCTGTTCAAACCGGCCTTTGGCGCGCGGCCCAACCGGCTGCTCGATCTGATCGGCGAACTGTTGATGTGCGCGCTCACGCTGGGGCTGAGTTGGCGGCTCTGGCTCGGCATGCTCGACAAGGCCGCCTATCACGAAACCACCTTTATCCTGCAAATCCCGCTGGTCTGGGGCTATCGCGCTGCCATGGCGGTGATGGTGGTGGCCTGTCTCGTGGCGCTGTTCTGTGTGCTGCGCGCGATCCGTGCGCTCTTCCGACCGGGCACGCAAACGGAGGCGCAGTCATGA
- a CDS encoding D-lyxose/D-mannose family sugar isomerase — protein MKRSTVNDIIRESDAFMRSFGFVMPPFAYLAPEALQEHVEEGGAMIRDHMMGWDITDYGQGDFEALGLFLFTLRNGSAANVARGMGPLYAEKLLISEENQISPMHHHLKKTEDIINRGGATLVLELWTRSGDEIDETAPVEVVTDGQLRVLKPGERLALAPGESVTLEPWHWHAFWGEGGKVLIGEVSNVNDDRTDNIFRDPIGRFSDIEEDEAPLHLLVSDYGRWL, from the coding sequence ATGAAACGCTCCACCGTCAATGACATCATCCGCGAGTCCGATGCCTTCATGCGGTCTTTCGGCTTTGTCATGCCGCCCTTTGCCTATCTCGCGCCCGAGGCGCTGCAAGAGCACGTCGAGGAGGGCGGTGCGATGATCCGAGATCATATGATGGGCTGGGATATCACCGATTACGGGCAGGGGGATTTCGAAGCCCTCGGGCTGTTTCTGTTTACGCTGCGCAACGGCAGTGCCGCCAATGTCGCCCGCGGCATGGGGCCGCTTTACGCCGAAAAGCTTTTGATTTCAGAGGAAAATCAGATCAGCCCGATGCATCACCACCTCAAGAAGACCGAGGACATCATCAACCGCGGCGGCGCCACATTGGTGCTTGAGCTTTGGACGCGTTCCGGCGACGAGATCGACGAGACGGCGCCGGTCGAGGTTGTGACCGACGGTCAGTTAAGAGTGCTGAAACCGGGCGAACGTCTGGCGCTGGCGCCCGGCGAAAGCGTCACTTTGGAGCCCTGGCATTGGCATGCGTTCTGGGGTGAGGGAGGCAAGGTCTTGATCGGTGAAGTGTCGAATGTGAATGACGACCGCACCGACAATATCTTTCGCGATCCCATCGGGCGGTTCTCTGACATCGAAGAAGACGAGGCGCCGCTGCATCTTTTGGTCAGCGATTACGGGCGTTGGCTCTGA
- a CDS encoding cytochrome c peroxidase: MSNMRLDLIFFTLCLATPAMAAEFDRALLPDPVTDADYMAVTPAEAELGQLLFFDPILSGNDNISCSTCHHPRLGTSDGLSLGMGEGGIGLAPNRVANPDNLPEDRIPRNAPVLYNLGAREYTVMFHDGRVEMTGGHLRVPIEDDFFARVSGVLATQAAFPVLSPDEMGGQVSENPLSKAIRQGRFSGEGGAWDMIAEKVAAIPDYQSRFEQVYPEIAFGRRVHFADISNAIAAFMAFEYRSDDSAFDRYLRGDDAALSEVAQKGMALFYGEAGCATCHSGKFQTDHDFHAMGQPQLGPGKTLDFERGNRDEGRYRVTGKSEDLYAFRTPALRNITLSAPYGHAGAYSDLRSFVVAHLAPADSLAHYETFHATLPNVPGLEDDWNVMNSAEDRAAIMAAIEVEDRILPSEDIDALMAFLAALEDDPRRLGIPDTVPSGLTFGK, translated from the coding sequence ATGTCGAATATGCGTCTTGATCTGATCTTTTTCACCCTCTGTTTGGCCACCCCCGCGATGGCGGCGGAGTTTGATCGCGCGCTTCTACCCGATCCGGTCACGGACGCCGATTACATGGCGGTGACCCCGGCGGAGGCCGAACTGGGCCAATTGTTGTTTTTCGATCCGATCCTTTCGGGCAATGACAATATCTCCTGTTCGACCTGCCACCACCCGCGTCTTGGCACTTCCGACGGCTTGTCTTTGGGGATGGGTGAGGGGGGTATTGGTCTTGCCCCGAACCGGGTCGCCAACCCAGATAACCTGCCCGAAGATCGCATACCGCGAAACGCGCCGGTGCTCTACAATCTTGGCGCGCGTGAATACACGGTGATGTTTCATGACGGTCGCGTTGAAATGACTGGGGGTCATTTACGTGTGCCGATCGAGGACGATTTCTTTGCCCGCGTTTCCGGCGTCTTGGCGACGCAGGCCGCTTTTCCGGTGCTCTCGCCCGATGAAATGGGCGGGCAGGTGAGTGAAAATCCGCTGTCGAAAGCCATCCGCCAGGGCCGGTTTTCGGGCGAGGGCGGCGCTTGGGATATGATCGCGGAAAAGGTTGCCGCCATTCCCGACTATCAATCCCGGTTCGAGCAGGTCTATCCGGAAATTGCCTTTGGTCGCAGGGTCCATTTTGCCGATATTTCCAATGCCATCGCCGCCTTCATGGCCTTTGAATACCGCTCTGACGACAGTGCCTTCGACCGCTATCTGCGGGGCGATGATGCGGCTCTGTCAGAGGTGGCGCAAAAGGGCATGGCGCTGTTCTACGGCGAGGCCGGATGTGCCACGTGCCATAGCGGTAAGTTCCAGACAGATCACGATTTTCACGCCATGGGGCAGCCACAGCTTGGCCCCGGCAAGACGCTGGATTTCGAGCGCGGCAACCGCGACGAAGGCCGCTATCGGGTGACCGGAAAGTCCGAAGATCTCTACGCGTTCCGCACGCCCGCGCTGCGCAATATCACCCTGAGCGCGCCCTATGGGCATGCTGGCGCCTATAGCGATCTGCGGTCTTTTGTCGTGGCCCATCTCGCGCCTGCCGACAGCCTCGCCCATTACGAGACCTTTCATGCCACGCTGCCGAATGTGCCGGGTTTGGAAGACGATTGGAACGTGATGAACAGCGCCGAAGACCGCGCGGCGATCATGGCCGCCATTGAGGTCGAAGACCGCATTCTGCCCAGCGAGGATATCGACGCGCTCATGGCGTTTTTGGCGGCGCTCGAAGACGATCCGCGCCGGTTGGGTATTCCCGACACCGTGCCGTCAGGCCTCACTTTCGGGAAATAA
- a CDS encoding CRTAC1 family protein, whose protein sequence is MTDRRLVLALGLMIPLPLHAQSIPQFQNRSDALPAHVYGGGWEHFVGGGMAVFDCNGDGMPEIFAAGGEAPASLMLNRSLQGDALSFEPGEIMELTGVTGAYPVDIDSNGVTDLAVLRVGENLLLRGLGECAFERANEDWGFDGGDRWTTAFTAGWEDGAARPTLFFGNYVDRDNPDGPFEACDVNELHRPVVGGYEKTVLEPGFCTLSALISKGARGTQSLRLSNDRHYYVKGGYEQLYDLQENRFLDDQDGWEKVSLWGMGIAERDIDGDTIPDVMLTSMGDQLLQFGQEDGHYKAAPYEIGTYAHRPHLGDDGRPSTGWSADWGDVDNDARADLFIAKGNVEQMPSNAAHDPNNLLQQKPDGTFREVSIAAGVASMEKSRGGHLVDLNGDGLLDLVVVNRQSAMELYQNVTPNAGHSLAVSLRQPGLNPAAVGATVEILTNRGLQRQDVTVGGGHASGKAVPLHFGLADAEVAQVKVTWPDGEETGWVEITQFDRWVELAR, encoded by the coding sequence ATGACCGATAGACGACTGGTTTTGGCCCTTGGCCTGATGATCCCCCTGCCGCTCCATGCGCAGTCGATCCCGCAGTTTCAAAACCGCTCCGACGCCCTGCCCGCGCATGTCTATGGCGGCGGCTGGGAACATTTTGTCGGCGGTGGTATGGCGGTTTTCGACTGTAACGGCGATGGTATGCCGGAGATTTTCGCGGCTGGAGGCGAGGCCCCCGCGAGCCTGATGCTGAACCGGTCTTTGCAAGGCGACGCGCTGTCTTTTGAGCCGGGCGAGATCATGGAATTGACTGGCGTCACCGGCGCCTATCCTGTGGACATCGACAGCAATGGTGTGACCGATCTGGCGGTCCTTCGCGTGGGTGAAAACCTTTTGCTGCGCGGTCTTGGAGAGTGCGCCTTTGAGCGCGCCAATGAGGATTGGGGCTTTGACGGCGGCGACCGTTGGACCACCGCGTTTACCGCCGGTTGGGAAGACGGTGCCGCGCGTCCGACGCTGTTTTTCGGCAATTATGTCGACCGCGACAACCCGGACGGACCCTTTGAGGCCTGTGATGTCAATGAGTTGCATCGCCCTGTGGTGGGTGGCTATGAGAAGACCGTGCTGGAACCGGGGTTTTGCACACTCTCGGCGCTGATCTCGAAAGGCGCGCGGGGCACACAGAGCCTGCGGCTATCGAATGATCGGCATTACTACGTCAAAGGCGGCTATGAGCAGTTGTACGACCTGCAAGAGAACCGGTTTCTGGACGATCAGGACGGTTGGGAAAAGGTCTCGCTTTGGGGGATGGGCATCGCCGAGCGTGACATCGACGGCGACACCATCCCGGATGTGATGCTGACCTCCATGGGCGATCAGCTTTTGCAATTCGGCCAAGAGGATGGCCATTACAAAGCGGCGCCCTATGAGATCGGAACCTATGCGCATCGGCCCCATCTGGGCGATGACGGGCGGCCCTCGACCGGCTGGTCGGCGGATTGGGGAGATGTCGACAATGACGCCCGCGCCGACCTGTTCATCGCCAAGGGCAATGTCGAACAGATGCCCTCGAATGCCGCGCATGATCCCAATAACCTGTTGCAACAAAAGCCCGACGGCACATTTCGCGAGGTTTCGATAGCGGCGGGTGTCGCCTCGATGGAGAAATCGCGCGGGGGCCATCTGGTCGATTTGAACGGTGACGGTTTGCTCGATTTGGTGGTGGTCAACCGACAAAGTGCGATGGAGTTGTATCAGAACGTGACGCCTAATGCCGGGCACTCTCTGGCCGTCAGCCTGCGCCAGCCGGGGCTGAACCCGGCGGCCGTGGGCGCCACGGTGGAGATTTTGACCAATCGCGGGCTGCAGCGTCAGGATGTCACTGTGGGCGGCGGACATGCTTCGGGCAAGGCGGTGCCTTTGCATTTCGGTCTGGCGGATGCCGAGGTGGCGCAGGTCAAGGTGACATGGCCCGATGGCGAGGAAACCGGCTGGGTCGAGATCACGCAGTTTGATCGCTGGGTCGAGCTGGCGCGTTGA
- a CDS encoding ROK family transcriptional regulator, with protein sequence MPDTDLRTEDLDGCGPLLPEKDSFAKSNRRQVFEAVRASGIIPRVELARQLALSPATVTQITTELIEAGLIQESELPREGDSQRGRPPVGLRVQATAATVVGIKISDRSNSAVVLDMAGNLLGSATLPAPPTARSTEEVLSEAEAIIQAALDDAGPGIEPQTIALGLPGMVDFITGRVLWCPFMEETDVPLRDLLQNRLHRPVRIDNDANLLALAELWFGEGRALDNFAVVSIEHGLGMGLVIRNQLHRGGMGHGMELGHTKVQLDGALCRCGQRGCLEAYVADYALVREAHTALNLGHQSTCADVMLETLYAQAKEGNALARTIFARAGRYLAAGLANVVTLYDPALILLSGDRLRYDYLYAEDVLSETHALTHRPGRPPTPVEIHAWGDLVWARGAGALALDFATEMRVE encoded by the coding sequence ATGCCCGACACGGACCTCAGAACAGAAGATCTGGACGGCTGCGGCCCGCTGCTGCCTGAGAAGGACAGTTTTGCGAAATCCAACCGGCGACAGGTGTTTGAGGCGGTGCGCGCCAGTGGCATCATCCCGCGTGTCGAACTGGCCCGACAGCTGGCACTCTCGCCCGCCACGGTGACCCAAATCACCACGGAGCTGATCGAAGCGGGCCTTATTCAGGAAAGCGAATTGCCGCGCGAGGGCGACAGTCAACGCGGGCGTCCGCCCGTGGGTCTTCGGGTTCAGGCCACGGCGGCAACGGTCGTGGGCATCAAAATCTCGGATCGGTCGAACTCCGCTGTCGTGCTGGACATGGCGGGCAATCTTTTGGGCTCGGCCACCCTGCCCGCACCGCCCACCGCGCGCAGCACTGAAGAGGTTTTGTCAGAGGCCGAAGCCATCATTCAGGCCGCTTTGGACGACGCAGGACCGGGCATCGAACCGCAGACCATCGCGCTCGGCCTGCCCGGCATGGTCGATTTCATCACCGGGCGCGTGCTCTGGTGTCCCTTTATGGAAGAGACCGACGTGCCTCTGCGCGATCTGTTGCAGAACCGGCTACACCGGCCTGTGCGGATCGACAATGACGCCAACCTGCTGGCGCTGGCCGAGCTTTGGTTTGGCGAGGGCCGCGCGCTCGACAACTTTGCCGTGGTCTCGATTGAGCACGGGCTTGGCATGGGTCTGGTGATCCGCAATCAGCTTCACCGCGGCGGCATGGGCCACGGCATGGAATTGGGTCACACCAAGGTGCAACTCGACGGCGCGCTCTGTCGCTGTGGGCAGCGCGGCTGTCTTGAGGCCTATGTGGCCGACTATGCTTTGGTCCGCGAAGCCCATACCGCGCTCAATCTCGGCCATCAAAGCACCTGCGCCGATGTGATGTTGGAAACGCTCTACGCGCAGGCCAAGGAAGGCAACGCGTTGGCCCGAACCATATTTGCCCGCGCCGGGCGCTATCTGGCGGCGGGGCTCGCGAATGTCGTAACGCTCTATGACCCCGCATTGATCCTTCTCTCCGGCGACCGCTTGCGCTACGATTATCTCTATGCCGAGGATGTGCTCAGTGAGACCCATGCCTTGACCCATCGCCCCGGACGCCCGCCGACGCCGGTGGAAATCCATGCCTGGGGCGATCTGGTCTGGGCGCGCGGTGCAGGGGCCTTGGCGCTTGATTTTGCGACGGAAATGCGAGTGGAATGA
- the xylF gene encoding D-xylose ABC transporter substrate-binding protein, with translation MRKSMLMAATIVAAGFTTSAMAEGLTVGVSWSNFQEERWKTDEGAIKAALDAAGATYVSADAQSSSAKQLSDIESLIAQGVDALIVLAQDTQAVIPAVQMAADEDIPVIAYDRLIEDPRAFYLTFDNVEVGRLQAQAVFDAQPTGNYVMIKGSPTDPNADFLRGGQQEVLQAAIDAGDITIVGEAYTDGWLPANAQRNMESILTANDNNVDAVVASNDGTAGGAVAALAAQGMAGIPVSGQDGDHAALNRIALGTQTVSVWKDSRELGKNAAEIAVQLAGGDMASDVEGTVKFTTPGGKEMDAKFLGPIPITAANLDVVVDAGWITQEALCQGVTDGPSPCN, from the coding sequence ATGCGTAAATCCATGTTGATGGCGGCCACGATCGTGGCGGCCGGTTTCACGACATCTGCGATGGCAGAGGGTCTCACGGTCGGCGTCAGCTGGTCCAATTTCCAAGAAGAACGCTGGAAAACCGACGAAGGCGCCATCAAAGCGGCCCTCGATGCGGCGGGCGCCACTTACGTGTCTGCGGACGCGCAATCGTCCTCGGCGAAACAGCTCTCAGACATCGAAAGCCTGATCGCGCAGGGCGTCGACGCGCTCATCGTTCTGGCGCAGGACACCCAGGCGGTGATCCCGGCGGTGCAAATGGCCGCCGACGAAGACATTCCGGTGATCGCCTATGACCGCCTGATCGAAGACCCGCGCGCCTTCTATCTGACCTTCGACAACGTCGAAGTGGGACGCCTTCAGGCACAGGCCGTGTTTGACGCCCAGCCCACCGGAAATTACGTCATGATCAAGGGCTCGCCGACCGACCCGAACGCAGACTTTCTGCGCGGTGGTCAGCAAGAGGTTCTGCAAGCCGCGATTGACGCGGGCGACATCACCATCGTGGGCGAGGCCTATACCGACGGCTGGCTTCCGGCCAATGCGCAGCGCAACATGGAATCGATCCTGACCGCCAATGACAACAACGTGGACGCGGTCGTGGCCTCCAACGATGGCACCGCCGGTGGCGCCGTTGCCGCACTCGCGGCGCAGGGCATGGCGGGGATTCCGGTCTCCGGTCAGGATGGCGACCACGCCGCTTTGAACCGCATCGCGCTTGGCACCCAAACCGTGTCGGTGTGGAAAGATTCCCGCGAGCTGGGCAAAAACGCCGCTGAGATCGCGGTGCAACTGGCCGGTGGCGATATGGCTTCCGACGTCGAGGGCACGGTGAAATTCACCACGCCGGGCGGCAAAGAGATGGATGCGAAATTCCTTGGGCCGATTCCGATCACCGCCGCCAATCTCGACGTGGTGGTGGACGCTGGCTGGATCACCCAAGAGGCGCTTTGCCAAGGCGTCACCGACGGTCCGTCGCCCTGTAACTGA